A genomic region of Arachis hypogaea cultivar Tifrunner chromosome 5, arahy.Tifrunner.gnm2.J5K5, whole genome shotgun sequence contains the following coding sequences:
- the LOC112802460 gene encoding 2-methylene-furan-3-one reductase isoform X1: MAASTASIPSHIKAWVYNEYGNIEETLKLDSNIALPQLKDDQVLIKVVAAALNPVDYKRALGFFKDSDSPFPTAPGYDVAGVVVKVGSEVKKFKVGDEVYGDINEYAVNNPKAIGSVAEYTSAEEKVLAHKPSNLSFIEAASLPAAIITAYQGLERVEFFAGKSILVLGGAGGVGSLVTQLAKQVFGAAKVAATASTGKLELLRKLGVDLPIDYTKENFEELPQKFDVVYDTVGQTDKALKAIKEGGKVITIAGPASPPAIWFFLHSDGAVLDKLKPYLDSGKVKPVLDPKSPLPFSKAIEAFSYLKTNRATGKVVIHPIP, from the exons ATGGCAGCAAGCACAGCCAGCATTCCATCTCACATAAAAGCTTGGGTCTACAATGAATATGGAAACATTGAAGAGACTCTTAAGCTTGACTCAAACATAGCTTTACCACAACTCAAGGATGATCAGGTTCTCATCAAGGTTGTGGCTGCAGCCCTTAACCCTGTTGATTATAAGAGGGCCCTTGGATTTTTCAAGGACTCTGACTCTCCATTCCCA ACTGCTCCAGGGTATGATGTGGCTGGTGTGGTGGTGAAAGTGGGAAGCGAAGTGAAGAAATTCAAGGTTGGagatgaagtttatggtgatatAAATGAATATGCTGTGAATAATCCAAAAGCTATTGGGTCAGTGGCAGAGTATACTAGTGCTGAAGAGAAAGTGTTGGCTCACAAACCCTCTAATTTGAGCTTTATTGAAGCTGCTAGCCTCCCTGCAGCAATCATCACTGCTTATCAAGGTCTTGAGAGAGTTGAATTTTTTGCTGGAAAATCTATACTTGTTCTTGGAGGTGCTGGTGGAGTTGGAAGTCTTGTTACCCAG CTAGCCAAGCAAGTTTTCGGTGCAGCTAAGGTAGCAGCTACCGCTAGTACCGGGAAACTGGAGCTGTTAAGGAAGTTAGGAGTAGACTTGCCAATTGATTATACAAAGGAGAATTTTGAGGAGCTGCCACAAAAGTTTGATGTTGTGTATGATACAGTAG gACAAACTGACAAGGCATTGAAGGCAATTAAAGAAGGGGGAAAAGTAATAACAATAGCAGGACCTGCAAGTCCACCTGCAATATGGTTCTTTCTCCATTCAGATGGTGCAGTCTTGGACAAACTCAAACCTTATTTAGACAGTGGCAAGGTGAAGCCAGTGTTGGATCCAAAGAGCCCTCTCCCATTTTCTAAGGCAATAGAAGCATTTTCCTACCTCAAGACCAATAGAGCCACTGGAAAAGTAGTTATACATCCAATCCCATAA
- the LOC112802461 gene encoding 2-methylene-furan-3-one reductase has product MASTPSIPSHMKAWTYSEYGNIEDILKFDPNVPVPELNDDQVLIKVVAAALNPVDYKRALGNFKNSDSPLPTSPGYDVAGVVVKVGSKVKKFKVGDEVYGDINENALKNPKAIGSLAEYTAAEEKVLAHKPFNLSFVEASSLPLAIITAYQGLERASLSSQKSILVLGGAGGVGTHVVQLSKHVFGASKIAATASSGKLELLRNLGADLLIDYTKVNFEDLPEKFDVVFDAVGQNERALKAIKEGGKVVTIVEPEIPPAIWYLLNSEGVVLEKLKPYLESGKIKPIVDPKSPFPFSNVVEAFAYLKTHRATGKIVIHPIP; this is encoded by the exons ATGGCAAGCACACCTAGCATTCCATCTCACATGAAAGCTTGGACCTACTCTGAATATGGTAACATTGAAGACATTCTCAAGTTTGATCCTAATGTCCCTGTACCAGAACTCAATGATGATCAGGTTCTCATTAAGGTTGTGGCTGCAGCTCTTAACCCTGTTGATTATAAGAGGGCCCTTGGAAATTTCAAGAACTCCGACTCTCCTTTGCCG ACTTCCCCTGGCTATGACGTTGCGGGTGTGGTAGTGAAAGTGGGAAGCAAAGTGAAGAAGTTCAAAGTTGGAGATGAAGTGTATGGCGACATCAATGAGAATGCATTGAAGAACCCAAAGGCCATAGGGTCACTAGCAGAGTATACTGCAGCCGAAGAGAAAGTGTTGGCTCACAAACCCTTCAATTTGAGCTTTGTTGAAGCCTCTAGCCTCCCTTTGGCAATCATCACTGCCTACCAAGGACTTGAAAGAGCTTCTCTTTCTTCCCAAAAATCTATCCTTGTTCTTGGAGGTGCTGGTGGAGTTGGAACTCATGTTGTTCAG CTTAGCAagcatgtgtttggagcatcaaAGATAGCAGCCACAGCCAGCAGTGGCAAATTGGAACTGTTGAGAAATTTGGGAGCAGACTTGCTTATTGACTACACCAAGGTCAATTTTGAAGATCTTCCAGAAAAGTTTGATGTAGTGTTCGATGCAGTTG GTCAAAATGAGAGGGCATTGAAAGCTATCAAAGAAGGGGGTAAAGTTGTGACAATAGTAGAACCTGAAATTCCTCCTGCTATTTGGTACTTACTCAATTCAGAAGGTGTTGTGTTGGAGAAATTAAAACCTTACTTGGAGAGTGGGAAGATCAAGCCAATAGTGGATCCTAAAAGTCCCTTTCCATTTTCTAATGTCGTTGAAGCATTTGCCTACTTGAAGACTCATAGAGCCACCGGCAAAATAGTCATACACCCCATCCCATGA